In Poecilia reticulata strain Guanapo linkage group LG1, Guppy_female_1.0+MT, whole genome shotgun sequence, one genomic interval encodes:
- the LOC108165719 gene encoding uncharacterized protein LOC108165719 isoform X2 — MTMKEIAVLLLFLEIRLFAAEVHKNLTGIVGERIPFDEPVWKQANLLHGVTVVAEINKGELEIFSSNISWNNETRLFMITLQKNDSGIYTLHTSSNNVTYYLKVYNSPPVPKVNTLNVSSDNCILQCSADKEATLRWYKNDKMVNESGSAYSLDTTVKKEDQDINYICMAFNPASNKTHNVNVKETCSFNNSLKDWTVILITVGIVGIIGIIGIIAFGLWIQLRRNKEVKCQSFCSFEVITSCPQRCTEGKRDDKIQDEDEYNAHEVTPLTNSNTP, encoded by the exons ATGACGATGAAGGAGATTgctgttcttcttctttttttag aGATTAGATTATTTGCTGCTGAAGTACATAAGAATCTAACAGGAATTGTTGGAGAAAGAATCCCTTTTGATGAGCCTGTGTGGAAGCAGGCAAATTTATTACATGGGGTAACAGTTGTTGCAGAAATCAACAAGGGTGAACTTGAGATCTTCTCAAGTAACATTTCCTGGAACAATGAAACTAGACTCTTCATGATCACCTTGCAGAAGAATGACTCCGGAATTTATACTTTGCATACATCATCAAATAATGTGACGTACTATCTCAAAGTTTATA ATTCACCACCTGTTCCTAAAGTGAACACACTGAATGTGAGCTCAGACAACTGCATCTTGCAGTGCTCTGCGGACAAAGAGGCGACTCTCCGATGGTATAAAAACGACAAAATGGTAAACGAGAGCGGATCTGCCTACTCTTTAGACACTACTGTGAAGAAAGAGGACCAAGATATCAATTATATCTGCATGGCATTCAACCCAGCAAGCAACAAGACTCATAACGTCAACGTGAAGGAGACATGTAGCTTCAACAATA GTTTAAAAGATTGGACTGTAATTTTAATCACCGTTGGGATCGTTGGGATCATTGGGATCATTGGGATTATTGCATTCGGTCTCTGGATTCAGCTAAGAAGAAATAAAG AGGTGAAATGTCAAAGCTTCTGCTCCTTCGAAGTGATTACAAGTTGTCCGCAAAGATGCACTGAGGGCAAGAGGGACGATAAAATTCAAGATGAGGATGAATACAACGCCCATGAAGTTACGCCCCTTACAAACAGCAACACCCCCTGA
- the LOC108165719 gene encoding uncharacterized protein LOC108165719 isoform X1, whose amino-acid sequence MTMKEIAVLLLFLEIRLFAAEVHKNLTGIVGERIPFDEPVWKQANLLHGVTVVAEINKGELEIFSSNISWNNETRLFMITLQKNDSGIYTLHTSSNNVTYYLKVYNSPPVPKVNTLNVSSDNCILQCSADKEATLRWYKNDKMVNESGSAYSLDTTVKKEDQDINYICMAFNPASNKTHNVNVKETCSFNNSKNSYCLKDWTVILITVGIVGIIGIIGIIAFGLWIQLRRNKEVKCQSFCSFEVITSCPQRCTEGKRDDKIQDEDEYNAHEVTPLTNSNTP is encoded by the exons ATGACGATGAAGGAGATTgctgttcttcttctttttttag aGATTAGATTATTTGCTGCTGAAGTACATAAGAATCTAACAGGAATTGTTGGAGAAAGAATCCCTTTTGATGAGCCTGTGTGGAAGCAGGCAAATTTATTACATGGGGTAACAGTTGTTGCAGAAATCAACAAGGGTGAACTTGAGATCTTCTCAAGTAACATTTCCTGGAACAATGAAACTAGACTCTTCATGATCACCTTGCAGAAGAATGACTCCGGAATTTATACTTTGCATACATCATCAAATAATGTGACGTACTATCTCAAAGTTTATA ATTCACCACCTGTTCCTAAAGTGAACACACTGAATGTGAGCTCAGACAACTGCATCTTGCAGTGCTCTGCGGACAAAGAGGCGACTCTCCGATGGTATAAAAACGACAAAATGGTAAACGAGAGCGGATCTGCCTACTCTTTAGACACTACTGTGAAGAAAGAGGACCAAGATATCAATTATATCTGCATGGCATTCAACCCAGCAAGCAACAAGACTCATAACGTCAACGTGAAGGAGACATGTAGCTTCAACAATAGTAAAAACAGTTATT GTTTAAAAGATTGGACTGTAATTTTAATCACCGTTGGGATCGTTGGGATCATTGGGATCATTGGGATTATTGCATTCGGTCTCTGGATTCAGCTAAGAAGAAATAAAG AGGTGAAATGTCAAAGCTTCTGCTCCTTCGAAGTGATTACAAGTTGTCCGCAAAGATGCACTGAGGGCAAGAGGGACGATAAAATTCAAGATGAGGATGAATACAACGCCCATGAAGTTACGCCCCTTACAAACAGCAACACCCCCTGA